A segment of the Fusarium musae strain F31 chromosome 2, whole genome shotgun sequence genome:
GGGTCCAATGTAGGTTTGTTCGTCTGGGCTGATCTATTCCAGCCTTTGCGAGGACAAATCGATGTCGCTTTGCAGAGCCAGAAGGCACAGGGTGAATACCCTGATCAATATCTTAGGACTCTCGAAGGGAGACTCCAAGAGATTTTATTGAGGCACAAGATATTCTTGGCTCTCGGCGCTGATTTTGGAAGTGATGTGCCAGGCTGGTTTCGAATTGTGTTTGCTCATGAAAAGACTTATCTGAACCTGGGTCTGGAGCGCATAGCTATCGAAGCCTTCCGCCGTTCACTTGAGGGAGATAAAAGGCGAACGATAGTCCCAAAAGGAATTTTTATGTGTCAATAACTTCATGGTTCGTTCACTTGTGCCTCTCAAGGTCGATCCATTGGCAAGAGCGAAATGCGACAGTGATTTATTGTAATACTTCAAATAGCTCAACCTGACGCTCAGACATGTGAAGTGGCATGCATTCACGAGATTCCAAGTGTCTTTTCCTCTGCACGCATTGACTTGTACGCGTCAATCCACCACTTGTGTATAGGGTTGTTCCCCTTCCACGCCCCATCAGGTGCTAGCTCATCCCATGGCTTAGGACTGAGAATGTAATGCACGTTCTTGACCTTATCATCACGCCATATAGCTCCGTGCACGCTTGGATCCCGCATCGTCTTCAAGGCGTTGTAGATATATGGCAATGCGACCCAACGGCCTTTGTATAGATCTGCCAATAGGTCCTGATCTGGAAACTGGTAGTCAAGACCAGTCTCATTCATCTTTGTGACGATCTGATCAAAAATAACTTTCGACGGGTTGATGACGAGAAGCCCGCTGTTTAGTTTGCCCAAGCCTGTTGAGATATCTGCCCCGGAAGTTTGTGCGACGTCTGGTGAAGAATGCTGAGATGTGAACGCGCAATTCTCAGGGTTCCAGTTCGGCGGATAGTGCGGCTTTCGCAGGGGATTGCATGTACAAGCATGACAAGCAGCAAACACTCTTTTACTGCGAGTCGCGTCTCCAGATTCGCTCACTGACGACGAATCGAGGTCAAGGTCCATCAGCTCATCCATGTTCTGTAGCGGTAGCATATCTGAGTCCAGCAGAACTATTCGTGAGTAGTCCGTGATTGAGAAGGCGATTAGCTTTGTCCAGCACTCGTTGAAACGCGGGTCATCGGTGTATTCCTTTGCGGTCATTGGGGCGAGTCGTGGTACTCGGAGGGTTGCTATGCTTCGATGCTTCAGAGACTCGATGCTGGCTTGAGATAACGTGCTCGTGTATAAAACCAACAGCGGGTATCTCGATTTGACGCATCGTAGACGGTAGTTGAGTGTCAATACGCCCTTCAGATAGTCATCATTCGTCACCAAAGTCGCCCAGACTGAGTAAATGTCAATTCATCAACACCGAGAAAGCCTGGCTACGCGTAAAGAACCACCAACCTTTTGGGGGCAGAGTCGCAGTATTCTCAGATACCATTGTAACCGGGACAGATCAGAGATTCCCGAGATTGGATGCAAATTAGAACCTCGACAGATTCCAGGGAAGAACCCTCATAACATTGAATTGCGGCCGCGTGTTCTTTTATAACCCAACATCGGCAGTTGTTAGAGTTTACTGCGCAAACTTAGTGCTCGGCTGCCTCGGACGGCAATCGAAGTGGCTTGTTTCTATGGCGATCTCGTACTAAAAGTGAAACTAACTCCACATTCTCATGCACCTCATCCCAAAGTTGGCATTTTCATGTCTAACATTGTCTCAGTTGCAGGAAATGGCGCAGCTGAAAGGCGTACTATTGGAGATTATCCCTTGACAATCTCTCACCGATCGCTAGATTCTGCTTGGCATCGGAAGAGCTGGTATTCCATGTGATTGATAACAAGTTTTGCTTTACAATGAGTCGGGGCTGCATCGGAATGGTTGGCTTGATATGTTGGTTATGACTTTTCCGTAGTAAGGCCGCTTACTAATTTGCTTCACGCTTCACGTTGTTCTTCGCGATGCATGCTTATTCTGCCTCATGTTTTATGCCTATACCCCGCCCAAGCATCCTTACAATCGCATAACCTATACATCCCACTTACGGATTCGGAAAAATGGGTGACATGGTAGAAACGGAGGCAATGGATGACATCGCTGTTTACGAACTTCATGGTGGCATCGGGGACGGTGCAGATATGGTACTTGGATTCAATGGCTGCTTAATTTCCGTCTCCATATCTCCTAGCAGCGGATCGTCTGTAAGGGACACGCAAGGGCAGCAAGATCGTCCTCTACAAGATCATTTTATTGATGCCATAGACAAGGCTACCGTGTGTCAGGACAACGACGAGTATGAGGAGCTTGTGGATGAGGTTTTCATCGTGATTCTCGACGCCGGAAGACCTCTTTTCCGTCAGTTGACATTCCCGCAAGGCGAACAGGGTCTGAGGAAATCTCTGCATCATTACCTATTTCCTCCTTTCTTCCACTTCCGTTTGGAAGCCCCTACGTCTACAGGCAGTGTCTCCATTATACCCATCACTTCCGACGAAACAAATATCATATATACAGTTGACCCTGCCACTGATCAAGGTTCTCATGACGAGTTGGGGATCTGCCAAGAGTTGCCTAGCTATACGCCTGAGGAACTCTTTGCTACCGAGGTGTTTGAACGTGGTTCACGGAGCGTTACAGCTGCCGTCCAAGTACAAAGGCAAGATATGTTGTGCAAGGCGAGTGGTGAACCAGACAGAATCTCTAGTACCAGGATTGGACGGGAGATCCAATGCCTTCACAGGATAAGGGAATACTTTCCATCTGGATCTATACGTAttcctcaacttcttggATACGTCCATCACAACGATACGAAGCACATTTTGGGACTTCTTCGACAGTGGGTGCCAGGACGCAgacttgacgatgttgttaCTTCTGCTACGCCACAGAACAAGGAGAAATGGGCTTCCCAAGTCCGGCAAACCGTGGAGCTCCTTCACCAAAATAGATTGATATGGGGAAACGGATCCCCTGGAAATATCATCATCGATGAGCAGGACAATGCATGGCTAATTGATTTTGGGGGCGGGTATACACAAGGATGGATTGATGAGGAACTAGCTGAAacaaaagaaggagatgagcAAGCCCTGGAAAGGATTACTCAATTGCTAAGCGGAAGTGAGGGTATGCCCGTATCTCCATAGAGACTTAAACATCCGAGGATATACGAGCTTGCGTGGTGCGTAGGTTCCATGGTGCAGATCAACGGCAGTTCCTGGTACCCGTACTGTTGGGACTCAACGGCCGCTAGGATAATATCCACCCTTTGTTTTAGCGTAGGCGTCACTTAGAGTCTGAATGTCACTTAGTGAGAAAGTACTGGTAATAGAGATAAGCACAAAGATTATCTTCTGCTGCAAGTTTGAGAAGCCCGCCAGCACGAAGCGCCACATTTGTTCATCGTTAAGCAAATGGCTGAGAGCAGTTGCATACCTGATATCTTGAAAGGTCAATAAAGTTGTCGTCAGCCACTAAGCTGCCTAGTGCCCTATCTTAATGTGCAATAACGAATGGCTTGATGACTTCTTCACAGCTCCGAAGCAGCATAGCACCCAGTGAACCTCTTCTGTGCAACCTTGGCTGCCTCCCAGATCACCATAGGTCTCGAACAACGTTTGATGCCCAAGACATCATCAAAGGTTCCAAAAAACGTTCCCGGGGACCGCGGGATCATGCAGCTTCCTCTTTCTTAAAGCATCGCTTTGACCGCCGTGAGTGATTATGCCGTGGCAGCCTTCCCTTTATAACGATGACGTATGTAGCAGTTGCATGGTCCCTCGGGTCCCACGGCCTGCGTTGACGTATTAGATGGTGTCCTTTACGAAGCTACTGTAGGGCTAGCTATACATAGGTCAATTATTAGTACCAAGCATGCATGGACGGGGGGCCAGCCTTTGATCTGCATGCATGCGTTTGTACCTGACAGCCCAAAGCCCATCTGCCGTTTCCGGGTATAATACGATAGCAACATATAGACAGTTCAGCCTAGCAGGGAACTTTATCCTTCCAAACAGGCCGCCGGATGAAACATGTAAGAACAGACAAAACTTTCTGGCTAGCAGTTAACTCCAAATACATCAATGTTGTATGAAAACGACTGTTGCAATTGTCGAATGGCATCATTTGTAGACGTTGAGTGGGGTTCTCCATGGCGTGTACCTGAATACGGAATAGCAGCCCGGCATTTGCGACAGTTGGAGCTCGGAATCATATGTATAGTGCTCTAAAGTCTCACTTCAACATCAAATGCTACATTGTATAATCACCCTCCTCGGAGCCCGTCATCCCACGTCGGCAGAATAAATTAAATGCAACGAAATAAAGAATCTTTGCGTGCTGTCAAAGTATGAATTATGCGTTTCTCGCTTAAATGACCGTATGTGGTCATATTACGCGCTGCATCTGAGATGCATCAAAACATCGGACGATGGACCATTGCCTTGGGATCGTCATCCTGGTCCGTCGGCCCCGTCTATCCGTCCACTGTATGTCCCGTGGGGGCGGCTCTGCTCCCCTGTTGGCGTGTGTGTGCGCCCGGAGCCTCAGCCTGAACCAAACACGAGCGACAGGCACGCGATAGACTTCGGTTCTCGGCTGCGGCCAACTTTAAATAGCATATCAGGTATCACACTTCACGCAGTCCGTGGGCTACGGGTAGAAGAATGACGCGTAGAACTTTACTTCGTTGGCAGAGATATAGTAGCCTCGGTTCAGGGGTTAGAGAGAATAGTTATATGTCATAAGTCCCGGCCAAATGGTTTCAAGGCCGTAGAGAGTATGGCTGGTAACAGAGACTCTTGAATCTTTGTCTGGGTATTAGCTCATCCTGATCAGTTCCAAAATTCACCAATTTACTTCGACTTTCACTTCATTCTCTGTCACTATGAGTTTCCGATTCCCTTATCACGAAACCCCGTCGAAGGGCAGTTTCAACCGCGATTTCAATGATGCAGAGAAAGGCCAGAACGACACCTCAGGAATGGCACTTGCACCACTGAGCAAAGTCTACGCATCCGAGAAAGCAAACGGCCATCTCACTGCCTTCCCTCCAGCTCATGATGGTAACATGTCGTCCGCCACCCAATCGACCTCATCCTTTCACAACTATAGCAAATCGGACTCCTCGTTGCCGGTTCTTCCAAAGCAAAAGATCACACAGCCGGCTTCAAAGAAGCAGGAGCCCAGAAAGAGCACCCTGTTCATACTTTGGTTCAACACATATAAGCGGCTTTTCGTTTTTGTCGTCACGCTCAACCTCGTTGGCATCATTCTCACCAGTGTCGGCCAGTTCCAATATGCTCAGGACCATCTTGGTTCCATGGTTCTTGGAAACTTGCTTTTTGCTATCTTGATGCGCAACGAGTTGTTCTTTCGGATCCTCTATATGGCATTTATCTACGGACTAAGAAGTGTAGGTCAATGAAAGATATCGTGATTCGATCTACTGACGCTCTACAGTGGGCGCCATTAAGAATGAAATTGATGGCAGCGTCGTTTTTGCAGCATGTTGGAGGAGTGCATTCTGGCTGTGCACTCTCCGGAACTGCGTAAGCAACCCTTGTGTACATGATTCCACCATTTGCTGACTTGTTGTAGTTGGCTCGTGTATTACATCGTACAGATTCTCAGTCACCGCAGTATCCGTGAACCTGCTGTACTCATTACCGGGGTTGTCACCGTTGTCTTCATCATAACGTCCGTGGTGAGTGCATTGCCATGGGTTAGAAAGTATGTCGAAGCTTGTCTTGCCCATCGAATCGTACTGACCCTGCGTCCCAGTAACCACCACAACATCTTTGAGCGGTACCATCGATTCGCCGGTTGGCTAGGCTTGGCTGTGAGTCATGGCCCAGGTCCGTCCGTATATTGATAATATTGACAGAAGTATAGGCAACATGGTCCTTCGTCGTTTTGAGCAACTCATATGATGCCACTAGCGGCAAGGATAATTCCAATGCGCAGTCCCTGATCACCACGGAAAACATCTGGTTCACCATCTTCATGACGATCTTGTAAGTGACAGCATCTCCACCAGCTTTTGAAAAGGAATGACTACTGACATTGGTATTCTTTAGGATCGCTCTCCCATGGGTCACAGTCCGACAGGTCCCCGTCGAGGTAGAAATACCGTCATCCAAGGTCGCCGTCCTCCGTTTCGAAAGGGGAATGCAGCAAGGACTTCTGGGACGCATTGGCcgctcagccttgatggaGTATCACGCTTTCGGCATCATCAGCGAAGGACGTCATTCGCCTTATCATTACATGGTTTGCGGTGTTCAAGGCGATTTCACAAAGAGTCTCGTTTCGGACCCGCCTAAAAAGATCTGGACACGAGAATTGAAGTTCGGTATGAAATGCTCGCTAGGTAATATGTCATATCAAGTGCTAATTATCTGTAGCTGGAATTGGTCACGCTTCGGCCATGTTCAAGAGGGGTATCCGTGTCTGCACCGGAACTGGCATTGGCGCTGCTCTATCAACATGCATCCAGAGCAAGAACTGGTATGGCTGACCATATCTACAATCAACAACGGCTCTTGCTAACGGTCTATCCAAGGTTCCTCATCTGGATAGGTTCTGACCAATACAACACTTTCGGATCGACGATCTCACGTCTCATCCACGATAACATCGAGCCAGACCGAATGATACTATGGGACACCAAAGAACGCGGGGGTCGACCAGATACAATGCAGCTCCTTAGGGATACCTGGAACAATTTCGGTGCCGAGGTAATCTTCATCACGTCTAATATGAAGGGCAATGATGAAATGATGCAGGGATGTCGTGAAGGTTCGTACAACTCCAGGCTTTCTCCTGAGTTTCGCTGACAATTCATGATCGGTATAGAGGGAATGCACGCTTTCGGCACACTATGGGACTTCTGAGCTTACCATCCTTCAAATCCTCTTACACTGCCACCTTAATGCACTTAATGCTTCAGCACTGACCATGTCTTTGACGTTTCACTTTTACCTGAATAGCACAGCTCATCTACCATATTTTCCTTTGTCCGGACCTTGAAATCTGTTGTTGGTTTGCTTGGCTGGTTTTGCTTTCCCGGAGTTTGCGACGTGACACGCACGGCTTTACGTGATTAATTAGAGAACATATGTATAGACAATTCAATAGACATAGAAAGGATGCCAATATAACTACCTATGCTGAAATCTCCATTACACGAGGAACCAAGCTCGCTAAGATATCCGAGTGACTGGCCAAAGGTGCTCTCTTTTAATTTCCTGCTTCTCTCAGTTTACGTGCTATTCTGCTTCGATCTTCAAGTACCAGAAGCACATAATCCTTGAAAATTAATGCCGGTCGCAAAGAGTCGGCTTCGATATGCCGTTGCCTCAGTGTCAGATATGAAAGAAAAAGGGAGCAACCATTTCTCATATTCTACCTTAGCGGTTGCCCAAATTGCCAGCCCTGCTTATATGCCGGACGGAGATACGCAATAGTGATCGACGGAAAATCATGCTACCTACGCAAAGTAAACCTGAAAGCCGAGGTCAGTGAGAATAAGTCTTATTAAGTTGCTTGACCGTTACGCGCCACGTCCGGATTAGGAGAAGGTCACTGAATGGCCGTTCTCCATGAAGGTAATGGCCCATTAGCTATGGACGGCCGGGTCAAAACAATTTTGGCCCTTACGCGTATCAGATCATTCCCAAAACAAGGAAGCGCCGAGGATGACTGTTGGCTCTAAGCGACGGTTGTCCTTTAGGCTTACTGGCCCTCTCATAGGTCATATCAGGGATCTGAGCGTTAAAGAATTACGGCGGAATGGCAGCAATTTATTCAATCGGGCAATGCTGTCCTATTTTTAAACCAACCTCAAAGTAATAACCAGCTGTATCGATCGACTAAGGAAGGCATTTCATACAACAGACATTGCAGAAAACGACTTGTTATTATCTCGACTACTAGTATACACGTTCTATAATCCGTAAACCTGCATCAAATCCTTGAAGGAAGCATCCTCTAGCAGCTCTCTCGCGATTAGTCGATCCTGAGGAAGATACGAAAGCCCTTTGCGTAGTACTGATATCACAAGTGTTCTCTCTGCTTCATCAACGCCTGGTCGTAGCCGCGCTACCCTGGGTTCAAGTGAGGCCGCAGGATCCAGCTCATAGTCCTGATCGTACCACCAATCACTACTGACGACCCCTGCCTTGTTAGTTAGAGTGAACAATAAACATAAGTGAAGTTAGAGAGAAGACAGTAAAACTAGGTATCTTAAGTTCACACTCTAATATTAAAATGAAATCTTAGGACCTATAAAAacaaagctataaaaatttaaGGTGTCTAATTGGCTAGATCTAGTGATTCTCTTTAGCCATTAGCTATACCAGTGCCCGGTATTCAAGCGCAGTACAGTATAGTATAGTGCGTAggactatagctttattgtTAGTAGACTTAGCAGTGCACTCTAATTTTCCTAGGATGACAGCCCTGCCTGTCAGCATCAGGGTCTAGTAGGTTACCTTCCAGGCAGTAGGGAGGGGCCCTAAAGCATGGACTATACAGGATACTATGGAAGAGTTCCCCGATCCGTAGAAAAGAATAAAGCCCATATACAGGTCTGCTAGAATACACATTTAGCTCCACATGTCAGTGGCGAAGGTCGGGTCCTGATCATGAACTCTCTCGGGGGCACAATAAATGGCAGGTGACTGATTCAATTGCAAGTCCGAAGTCGCCGAGAGATACATTGTCTCCAATCAGACTCTCATCGACCTTCATTGGCATGACAAGTTCACCTGCCTTCCATAGGTCGAAGGCTTCACATAAGATTCGCGCTACTCAAGTCTATCAATTCTGTCAG
Coding sequences within it:
- a CDS encoding hypothetical protein (EggNog:ENOG41), with amino-acid sequence MSFRFPYHETPSKGSFNRDFNDAEKGQNDTSGMALAPLSKVYASEKANGHLTAFPPAHDGNMSSATQSTSSFHNYSKSDSSLPVLPKQKITQPASKKQEPRKSTLFILWFNTYKRLFVFVVTLNLVGIILTSVGQFQYAQDHLGSMVLGNLLFAILMRNELFFRILYMAFIYGLRSVVGAIKNEIDGSVVFAACWRSAFWLCTLRNCILSHRSIREPAVLITGVVTVVFIITSVATWSFVVLSNSYDATSGKDNSNAQSLITTENIWFTIFMTILIALPWVTVRQVPVEVEIPSSKVAVLRFERGMQQGLLGRIGRSALMEYHAFGIISEGRHSPYHYMVCGVQGDFTKSLVSDPPKKIWTRELKFAGIGHASAMFKRGIRVCTGTGIGAALSTCIQSKNWYG
- a CDS encoding hypothetical protein (EggNog:ENOG41~CAZy:GT8): MTAKEYTDDPRFNECWTKLIAFSITDYSRIVLLDSDMLPLQNMDELMDLDLDSSSVSESGDATRSKRVFAACHACTCNPLRKPHYPPNWNPENCAFTSQHSSPDVAQTSGADISTGLGKLNSGLLVINPSKVIFDQIVTKMNETGLDYQFPDQDLLADLYKGRWVALPYIYNALKTMRDPSVHGAIWRDDKVKNVHYILSPKPWDELAPDGAWKGNNPIHKWWIDAYKSMRAEEKTLGIS
- a CDS encoding hypothetical protein (EggNog:ENOG41) produces the protein MGDMVETEAMDDIAVYELHGGIGDGADMVLGFNGCLISVSISPSSGSSVRDTQGQQDRPLQDHFIDAIDKATVCQDNDEYEELVDEVFIVILDAGRPLFRQLTFPQGEQGLRKSLHHYLFPPFFHFRLEAPTSTGSVSIIPITSDETNIIYTVDPATDQGSHDELGICQELPSYTPEELFATEVFERGSRSVTAAVQVQRQDMLCKASGEPDRISSTRIGREIQCLHRIREYFPSGSIRIPQLLGYVHHNDTKHILGLLRQWVPGRRLDDVVTSATPQNKEKWASQVRQTVELLHQNRLIWGNGSPGNIIIDEQDNAWLIDFGGGYTQGWIDEELAETKEGDEQALERITQLLSGSEGMPVSP